ctcagtgttgtagctggtgaagatcaccgtagtcttgaagattcTGAATCTTCAAGATTAAGTCATCTTTTGTAGATATTTCTACATTCTTAATTTTGTGTTTCCATTgtgttaataaagccactggatattGAAACGTCTACAtataaacatacccagatgttgtacatgtgcctAATTCTTTAAACTGTACAGTCATCTGGTATGACTCAcacgactcgcgaaatcgtaataacgcgaCTGAGTTGACTAGTAAATAGCACACTTTCTTGCTAGTTTAAGGACTCATTTGCTATAAGGTTTGAACCCCACCTGTTGTGTTAGTCATCCAGTATAACATCTACACACTCCCAGTTCCACAACCTaaatcctctcttctctctctctcttgcagatCAAAAAAGACAAGTACCACTTACTGAAGAGTGACTCGGATCCACAATGGGACAGCGGGGGGAACGCAGCAACAACTggtcacactcacaccaccagcaggAACCAAGTGGGAAACAAGTATGTAACAGCAGTGGGTCGCAGAGGTAGTGAAGAGAATGTTCGGGAGACAGCTGACAGCTCCGTGTACAGTGATGCCGGCGTGAAGAGATCTCcctcaggtgggtggtggtgtttttATGTCAAAGCGCTGGTAGTAACTTTCAAATGAGTTATGGGCAGACAGGCAGAGGTTATTTGCAGATGGATCTTCCAATTTTGGCAGAGTGGAAGATCTCCTAATGTTGCGGTCTTGTCTGAATCACATCTCTGACAGGTGGGCCTTCAGATTTAAAAATAAAGGAAGGGTGGGGGTACAAGTCCCCTTGAAATGGGTCTTTGGTTTTGTCAAAGTGGTAGAAGTCCATTTCAAGTGGGTGTTCTGGTTTACCGAAGTGGGAGGTATCTCCATCCAGTGAGTATTGTAGTTTATCAAAGTGTAATGTTGACAGCTCCCCTGGCTGGTAACCCTGAAGATGGCGTCCATGACTTATTTTCCTTCGATATCTTCACTTCTTTTATAGCACAATGAATAAAAGTGTCTCTGTAATACATGAAGAACTTTTATTTTGGACACGTTTCTGTATTTTctaccttgataaagctcactgtgttaGCAAAATATCACTAATTcaacgttgctgctgctgctgctgctgctgctgctgctgttgctgctgctgctgctgctgctgctgctgctgttgctgctgctgctgctgctgctgctgttgctgctgctgctgctgctgctgctgctgagtctTGTGTGTCCAATGTGTCAATATTTTgtaccctcaaggaaggttccttgatgttggtgagaggctcttcatttagggaattggatctgtgctccagttccctatttaagcctgaatgccttccccatccccccccaggcgctgtataatcctccggatttagcgcttcctccttgattataataataatttgtcttAAGCATctcctcaagggaggtgccttgatcccTGTCAAGGGCtctcgattcaaggaattggatttaTCCTGTCCTTAGACCGAACCTAAATGCCTCACATAAGTCATGTAGAGACTGTATGAGGTTATTATATCCACTTAATTAAAATACAATCCTCTTATGTATTTCTTCTCTTCCTGACAGATCCTTTGCGTCCTATTAAGCTGAAGATGATCCCTCGTGGCATCCAGGTGAGCCACAGTGCCAGTGCCAGTGGCAGTAATGGAGGGGGTGTACAGTGTCTACCTTTCTGCTCCCCCTCAGTGCCTTGTAACaccttcagtggtgtcagccccCACACACCCCGTGGCACTCACACTGCTATCCTTCACTCCACGGGTGTCCACTCCCTCCTCCGCAACCCACCGGGGTTCCTGCCCCCCCAGCAGGGGCTGCAGACCCCCACTAGCTTCCTCTCCATGGGTATGAGATGTGGGCGGAGGTGCAGCTCCCCACAGACGCCCATGAGCACAGGATGCCAGCCATACAGCACCCGCATACCTCCTCGCTCAGCACAGACCTCACCCTCAGCACCTAAGTCACCCAAGTTAACCTCGAGTAACAGTGACCCTTGGAGTGCCACTCTCGCCAAGAACTACCGGACACAAAGTATAGGGGGGGCGGTGCCCCCTGGCGAGATGGACTGGCTGCCTGCCCCCTCCCCATGCTCGAGGAAGAGCTCCTGGTCCTCTGTATCCACTGATAACGACTCCTCATCTCCGTGCTGGTGAGTACCCACAGTCATTTGGCCCTCTGAAAGgttcttgttccaaggaactAGAGCTACATTCTTCTTGAACCTAACCACATTACATTTATGTGTTATTCTATTATTTCACTCTGTAAAGTGTTTCATCACAGGCAATGGAGCTGTCTACTTTTTTCTGATCAAACATGTACTGCCTTGCATTTCCAAAGCGATGACTGACCCTTATGATTCTACAGCTTCCCAATAAATATTGAAATGACATGCTCTCTAAACCAAGCACTTGAAAATCCAAGTAAATGATTATCAAAACTCTCCTAAAACttccccgaggtccctacaggcgCCTCAGCAATTATAAACTATGCTGAAGGTGTAAAACACTTGACTTAAGAAACTTGTGCAAGTTGATGGGACGTGTGATCATGGTGACTGTACAGACTGACAGTCTCATACCTGCCACCAGCTCCATTATACAAAACAAAGCAGTACCATCGCAGTTTATAATTTTattgagtacatacacatacatatagtaACTTAAActactacatgtatatatttcACTACTATTTATAACACAATCATCTATATTAAAAATACTGGTTAAAAATACTGTTAAACTGGTTGTTAGCTAATCTATTTCACTCTCACTGCCCTATCACTGGGCATGTTCAGTTAGGTTagagtcaggaaacaggataagtgtttcatGACGCATGTGCTGGAACACTCCAGCTCTGGAACACTTCAGCACATGGTCTGGAACACTTCAGCACATGGTCTGGACCAATACGTAAACAAAGGCTTTCAGATATAAAGCAACCGTGTAGAGCGCAGCTTCAGGAAGCCTGACCAtctgtgttgtgggtgggagaggaaaattcaacactggtgtacataagagACAAGAACAGGTACAAGACTCGTCTCTCCTTCAAGAGTCACAAAGAATAAAGGgaataataccgtgactgaaacagaaGAATGAAACTTaggatgacgtttcggtctgacttggaccattataatatatatatatatatatatatatatatatatatatatatatatatatatatatatatatatatatatatatatatatatatacgtgccgaataggtaaattattactattataatcaaaaagaagcgctaagccacccgaataggtaaaacttgcaattttggcttaaatagcaacgctcttcttgccgaataaggcaagtgaaaattttttgtttgcaataatttcgcaaaaaatcattctgaacctaaagaaaaaatatatttcattgtgtttgtttattgaattattgtaaacttatctaaaatatatttagctggattaggctaaattaaattgtgcttgttataataaggttaggtaagttttctagggtgcttttggtacaaaattattaatttttacattaacataaatgaaaacatatatattaaacgtataagggaaaattttagaaaggacttaattttaaatgaattcttgctaattgaccaattttacctattcggaacgacatatatacatacataggaATCAacttaaagtatatatatatttcgtacCACTAAGTTAATATAGACATTAGTCTTGAAGAGATCAAACACTGTATTGATGTTATTTAATGATGCTGGATGTCGCAGAATCCTGGTCAGATGACTACAGTAGTTCTTCCATTGtaatctcccctcaaggaaggttccttgatgttggtgaggggctcttgatttagggaattggatctgtgctccagttccccaaattaagcctgaatgccttccacatccccccccaggcgctgtataatcctccgggtttagcgcttcccccttgattgtaataataataataatccattgtaATCTGGCTTCCACTTAGCCGTTGATCACTGTATCGCCTTACAGTGTAGCTGGACAGTACAAAGGCATGATGATAGGCAGTAATATTGCACAGGGCTGCTGTATTTAATTGCTGCTTTGTTATGGGGTTCCAagtttgtatttttttgtgttgcccgtgttgtgtgtactcacttatttgtagttgcaggggtcgagtcacagctcctggcctcgtctcttcgctggtctctactgtgtgtgtgtgtgtgtgtgtgtgtgtgtactcacctagttgaggttgcgggggtcgagtccgagctcctggcgtgtgtgtgtgtgtgtgtgagagagagagagagagagagagagagagagagagagagagagagagagagagagagagagagagagagagagagagagagagagagagagagagagaaagagagagagagagagagagagagagagagagagagagagagagaaacgtaaACAAAGAAA
Above is a window of Cherax quadricarinatus isolate ZL_2023a chromosome 11, ASM3850222v1, whole genome shotgun sequence DNA encoding:
- the LOC138852583 gene encoding uncharacterized protein, with product MEEEQDTRSYSRTRIKKDKYHLLKSDSDPQWDSGGNAATTGHTHTTSRNQVGNKYVTAVGRRGSEENVRETADSSVYSDAGVKRSPSDPLRPIKLKMIPRGIQVSHSASASGSNGGGVQCLPFCSPSVPCNTFSGVSPHTPRGTHTAILHSTGVHSLLRNPPGFLPPQQGLQTPTSFLSMGMRCGRRCSSPQTPMSTGCQPYSTRIPPRSAQTSPSAPKSPKLTSSNSDPWSATLAKNYRTQSIGGAVPPGEMDWLPAPSPCSRKSSWSSVSTDNDSSSPCW